A genome region from Festucalex cinctus isolate MCC-2025b chromosome 17, RoL_Fcin_1.0, whole genome shotgun sequence includes the following:
- the LOC144004887 gene encoding fascin-2-like isoform X2 produces the protein MKKKQIWTLEQDSQDTRLVYLRSHLRRYLASDKDGKVTCEADNRHSDCRFLIVAQSDGRWALQSEQHLRFFGGSRDHLSCFAQGITDGELWAVHLALHPQANLLSVARKRYAHLSVEDGEISVDMNIPWGVVAILTLVYQNGKYCLKTCDGRFLNNDGKLVTQSGRTTTYTLELKCGKLAFKDCEGKYLSPMGPNGTLRSGRCSKPGKDELFDLEESHPQVVLMAANGKYVSMRQGVSLAANQEAETDMETFQMEMDKESRKCTFRTSQGNYWALVAYGGIQSTATQVSANSMFAMEWLGHKMALKANNGKYICAKKNGQLLAVSDSIGEDEQLSLKLINRPTLILRGENGFICHHKNSNTLDASRSVYAIFSLRFSNGAYHIQGANGRFWYVNGAGLVCSDGEVPEDFGVELLERGRLAIRGRNGRYLRGDQGGTLKADGLGLSASALWEY, from the exons ATGAAGAAGAAGCAGATCTGGACCTTGGAGCAAGACTCCCAGGACACCCGGCTGGTCTACCTGCGCAGTCACCTCAGACGCTACCTGGCCTCCGACAAGGACGGCAAGGTGACCTGCGAGGCAGACAACCGCCACTCCGACTGCCGCTTCCTCATCGTGGCCCAGTCGGACGGTCGCTGGGCCCTGCAATCCGAGCAGCACCTCCGCTTCTTCGGTGGCTCCAGGGACCACCTGTCCTGCTTCGCCCAGGGCATCACCGACGGCGAGCTGTGGGCGGTGCACCTGGCACTGCACCCGCAGGCCAACCTGTTGTCGGTGGCTCGCAAGCGCTACGCCCATCTCTCGGTGGAGGACGGCGAGATCTCCGTGGATATGAACATTCCCTGGGGTGTGGTTGCGATCCTTACGCTCGTCTACCAGAACGGGAAGTACTGCCTGAAGACCTGCGACGGTCGCTTCCTCAACAATGATGGGAAGCTCGTGACGCAAAGCGGCAGGACAACAACGTACACGCTGGAGCTCAAGTGTGGAAAGTTGGCTTTCAAGGACTGTGAGGGGAAGTACTTGTCTCCCATGGGCCCCAATGGTACCTTGAGGTCCGGCCGCTGTTCGAAACCGGGCAAGGACGAACTGTTTGACCTGGAGGAGAGCCACCCGCAGGTGGTTCTGATGGCGGCCAATGGGAAATATGTCTCCATGAGGCAAG GGGTCAGCCTCGCCGCCAACCAGGAAGCTGAGACGGACATGGAGACGTTTCAGATGGAGATGGACAAGGAGAGCAGGAAGTGTACTTTTCGCACCAGTCAAGGGAACTACTGGGCCCTGGTGGCCTACGGAGGCATCCAGAGTACGGCCACACAAGT TTCAGCAAACAGCATGTTTGCAATGGAGTGGcttggccacaagatggcgttaAAAGCAAACAATGGCAAATATATCTGCGCCAAGAAGAATGGACAGTTACTGGCTGTCAGTGATTCCATag GTGAGGACGAGCAGCTCAGTCTAAAACTGATCAACCGGCCCACGTTGATCCTACGCGGGGAGAACGGTTTCATCTGCCACCACAAAAACTCCAACACATTGGACGCCAGCAGATCCGTCTACGCCATTTTCAGCCTGCGATTCAGCAACGGCGCCTACCATATTCAAG GCGCCAACGGCCGCTTCTGGTACGTCAACGGCGCCGGGCTGGTGTGCTCGGACGGCGAGGTCCCCGAGGATTTCGGCGTGGAGCTGCTGGAGCGAGGCCGCCTGGCCATCCGCGGCAGGAACGGCCGCTACCTGCGCGGGGACCAGGGAGGCACGCTGAAAGCAGACGGACTCGGCCTGAGCGCCTCGGCCTTGTGGGAGTATTAA
- the LOC144004887 gene encoding fascin-2-like isoform X1, which yields MPSNENHPLTLQFGLINHEGRYLTAETFGFKVNASAPSMKKKQIWTLEQDSQDTRLVYLRSHLRRYLASDKDGKVTCEADNRHSDCRFLIVAQSDGRWALQSEQHLRFFGGSRDHLSCFAQGITDGELWAVHLALHPQANLLSVARKRYAHLSVEDGEISVDMNIPWGVVAILTLVYQNGKYCLKTCDGRFLNNDGKLVTQSGRTTTYTLELKCGKLAFKDCEGKYLSPMGPNGTLRSGRCSKPGKDELFDLEESHPQVVLMAANGKYVSMRQGVSLAANQEAETDMETFQMEMDKESRKCTFRTSQGNYWALVAYGGIQSTATQVSANSMFAMEWLGHKMALKANNGKYICAKKNGQLLAVSDSIGEDEQLSLKLINRPTLILRGENGFICHHKNSNTLDASRSVYAIFSLRFSNGAYHIQGANGRFWYVNGAGLVCSDGEVPEDFGVELLERGRLAIRGRNGRYLRGDQGGTLKADGLGLSASALWEY from the exons ATGCCGTCCAACGAGAATCACCCTCTGACGCTTCAGTTTGGTCTGATCAACCACGAAGGTCGTTACCTCACTGCGGAGACATTTGGCTTCAAG GTCAATGCATCAGCTCCAAGCATGAAGAAGAAGCAGATCTGGACCTTGGAGCAAGACTCCCAGGACACCCGGCTGGTCTACCTGCGCAGTCACCTCAGACGCTACCTGGCCTCCGACAAGGACGGCAAGGTGACCTGCGAGGCAGACAACCGCCACTCCGACTGCCGCTTCCTCATCGTGGCCCAGTCGGACGGTCGCTGGGCCCTGCAATCCGAGCAGCACCTCCGCTTCTTCGGTGGCTCCAGGGACCACCTGTCCTGCTTCGCCCAGGGCATCACCGACGGCGAGCTGTGGGCGGTGCACCTGGCACTGCACCCGCAGGCCAACCTGTTGTCGGTGGCTCGCAAGCGCTACGCCCATCTCTCGGTGGAGGACGGCGAGATCTCCGTGGATATGAACATTCCCTGGGGTGTGGTTGCGATCCTTACGCTCGTCTACCAGAACGGGAAGTACTGCCTGAAGACCTGCGACGGTCGCTTCCTCAACAATGATGGGAAGCTCGTGACGCAAAGCGGCAGGACAACAACGTACACGCTGGAGCTCAAGTGTGGAAAGTTGGCTTTCAAGGACTGTGAGGGGAAGTACTTGTCTCCCATGGGCCCCAATGGTACCTTGAGGTCCGGCCGCTGTTCGAAACCGGGCAAGGACGAACTGTTTGACCTGGAGGAGAGCCACCCGCAGGTGGTTCTGATGGCGGCCAATGGGAAATATGTCTCCATGAGGCAAG GGGTCAGCCTCGCCGCCAACCAGGAAGCTGAGACGGACATGGAGACGTTTCAGATGGAGATGGACAAGGAGAGCAGGAAGTGTACTTTTCGCACCAGTCAAGGGAACTACTGGGCCCTGGTGGCCTACGGAGGCATCCAGAGTACGGCCACACAAGT TTCAGCAAACAGCATGTTTGCAATGGAGTGGcttggccacaagatggcgttaAAAGCAAACAATGGCAAATATATCTGCGCCAAGAAGAATGGACAGTTACTGGCTGTCAGTGATTCCATag GTGAGGACGAGCAGCTCAGTCTAAAACTGATCAACCGGCCCACGTTGATCCTACGCGGGGAGAACGGTTTCATCTGCCACCACAAAAACTCCAACACATTGGACGCCAGCAGATCCGTCTACGCCATTTTCAGCCTGCGATTCAGCAACGGCGCCTACCATATTCAAG GCGCCAACGGCCGCTTCTGGTACGTCAACGGCGCCGGGCTGGTGTGCTCGGACGGCGAGGTCCCCGAGGATTTCGGCGTGGAGCTGCTGGAGCGAGGCCGCCTGGCCATCCGCGGCAGGAACGGCCGCTACCTGCGCGGGGACCAGGGAGGCACGCTGAAAGCAGACGGACTCGGCCTGAGCGCCTCGGCCTTGTGGGAGTATTAA